In the Anastrepha obliqua isolate idAnaObli1 chromosome 1, idAnaObli1_1.0, whole genome shotgun sequence genome, one interval contains:
- the LOC129235340 gene encoding uncharacterized protein LOC129235340, which translates to MAIDFLILALLLFSFVINLLALGAFWVTPGLRTTANRFTINLLIINLIGCLILAPTLFLSQASHSAREEEDVANSSSAATLSASLSLAASASDDRIEILAKPGNRQMTIKHNGKLVEQEGVIVRRNLTSLRDGEQDPRTIETIYKCNSTYCQELTIDEGTDTIVITEIEEENHAAEVASSTHADVVASLMPRPHIRCWSIDMAAALGALGVLLVVGDTWCAVTDPLRYHTRISSLKTWIFIALTWVVGILFGALSAFREIDFTSTTVLHEQRGFVELNMSSANNIFGMSFACVYFVIIILLPFGFVCGMYWRIFSEARENGLRMRQNGSSPLLQSALNLTHHQQSSSLQYANMCAHRNSVSSASSNGGGSACERGGLQMQIDQRKSSPVGTRRDSAAKVLLPTISDDGLSDEAAQLESGDYNAEPLVPLTQQPNYADRNQNILLTLQAASGEIKRNYSARQLPLLGTSSQDLQESSGLQGVRQVHSSPNLHKYTQDALETNCSPHLLGHQQLHPQNVPTVRHQQFAPQSANRHHSHVLQIPCLSHSSPKALSYMSTLRHRLSNASSLFKYREESRTVRISILVVIMFLVSYLPYGFLVLLQSRLPSANFEHSTQLAIFMLLLGNLTSPFIFAYRNKRVRRGVKRLFGLESRTRERSLQRQSSSSGRGSGFLNRHCAGTRNGANMRRNISKVSTCSLNSCKFLTPQSSLNSTAGPPSGTPNRHSSPARIHGLRPNSSCSTIINFGAPHTTITTQATEATQTTASPAATKSCNTQIPLKTTLVTNGNSPNGTARITEALPAANGKFAAKRSLFKIFFQSSRNLGCAAAQSCAQGKETDVEPADV; encoded by the coding sequence ATGGCCATAGATTTTCTCATACTCGCCCTACTGCTATTCTCGTTTGTCATCAATTTGCTGGCTTTGGGCGCTTTCTGGGTAACACCAGGTTTGCGCACCACCGCCAATCGTTTCACCATCAACTTGCTTATTATCAATCTAATCGGTTGCCTCATACTCGCCCCAACGCTATTCCTTAGCCAAGCATCGCATAGCGCACGCGAAGAAGAAGATGTCGCTAACTCATCATCAGCAGCAACATTATCCGCTAGCCTCTCACTCGCCGCTTCGGCCAGCGACGACCGCATCGAGATACTCGCCAAGCCCGGTAATCGTCAGATGACGATCAAACACAATGGCAAGCTGGTCGAGCAGGAGGGCGTAATTGTGCGTCGCAATTTGACGAGTTTGCGTGATGGCGAACAGGATCCACGTACAATTGAGACGATCTACAAGTGCAACTCCACGTACTGCCAAGAGCTGACGATTGACGAAGGCACCGATACGATTGTGATCACCGAGATTGAGGAGGAGAATCATGCTGCCGAGGTGGCTAGCTCAACGCATGCCGATGTGGTCGCTTCGCTAATGCCACGGCCACATATACGTTGCTGGTCTATTGATATGGCCGCCGCTTTGGGCGCCCTTGGCGTGCTGCTTGTTGTGGGTGACACTTGGTGCGCTGTGACCGATCCGCTGCGCTATCATACGCGCATCTCCAGCCTAAAGACATGGATCTTTATCGCGCTCACCTGGGTGGTTGGCATACTATTCGGCGCATTATCCGCATTTCGGGAAATCGATTTCACCTCTACAACGGTGTTGCACGAGCAAAGGGGCTTTGTCGAGCTGAACATGTCCTCAGCGAATAACATATTCGGCATGAGTTTCGCTTGCGTCTACTTCGTCATTATCATCTTGTTGCCGTTTGGCTTCGTTTGTGGCATGTACTGGCGCATATTTAGTGAGGCGCGTGAGAATGGCTTGCGTATGCGTCAGAATGGTTCTTCGCCATTATTGCAGAGTGCACTCAACCTGACACACCACCAGCAGAGCTCATCGCTGCAGTACGCGAATATGTGCGCGCACCGTAATTCCGTGTCATCAGCCTCGTCTAATGGTGGGGGCAGCGCTTGCGAGCGTGGTGGCTTACAAATGCAGATCGATCAACGCAAAAGTTCGCCTGTTGGCACGAGACGTGACTCCGCCGCTAAAGTACTTCTGCCTACGATCTCCGATGATGGTCTATCTGATGAAGCCGCTCAGCTGGAGTCGGGTGATTACAACGCCGAACCACTGGTGCCCCTCACGCAGCAACCCAACTATGCCGACCGCAATCAGAATATCCTGCTGACGCTGCAAGCTGCGAGTGGCGAGATTAAGCGCAACTATTCTGCGCGTCAGCTGCCATTGCTTGGTACATCGTCACAGGATCTGCAGGAATCAAGTGGTCTGCAAGGTGTGCGGCAGGTGCACTCTTCACCCAATTTGCATAAATACACACAAGACGCGTTGGAGACGAATTGCTCGCCACATCTGCTGGGCCACCAGCAGCTGCATCCACAAAACGTGCCCACCGTACGCCATCAACAGTTTGCGCCACAAAGCGCAAATCGTCATCACTCGCATGTACTGCAAATTCCTTGCCTGTCACATAGCTCACCCAAAGCACTTAGCTACATGTCAACGTTGCGCCATCGCCTGTCCAACGCATCATCACTCTTCAAGTATCGCGAGGAGTCGCGTACTGTGCGCATCAGCATACTTGTGGTTATCATGTTCCTGGTCTCTTACCTGCCATATGGTTTCCTAGTGCTGTTACAGAGCCGCCTACCCAGTGCCAACTTTGAACATTCCACGCAACTTGCCATTTTCATGCTGCTACTAGGCAATCTCACCTCACCCTTCATATTTGCCTATCGCAACAAGCGTGTACGACGTGGCGTGAAACGTCTTTTCGGCTTGGAATCCCGCACACGCGAACGTTCCCTGCAACGGCAGAGCAGCTCTAGCGGACGCGGCAGTGGCTTCTTAAATCGTCATTGCGCAGGCACGCGTAACGGCGCCAATATGCGTCGCAACATAAGCAAAGTATCGACATGTTCGCTCAACTCCTGCAAATTCCTAACACCGCAAAGTTCGCTCAACAGCACGGCAGGACCACCGTCGGGGACGCCAAATAGGCATAGCAGTCCGGCGCGCATACACGGACTGCGACCGAACAGCAGCTGCAGCACGATCATCAACTTTGGCGCGCCgcacacaacaataacaacgcaAGCCACAGAAGCTACCCAAACGACTGCATCGCCAGCTGCGACTAAAAGCTGCAATACCCAAATACCGCTTAAAACAACACTTGTCACCAATGGCAATTCGCCGAATGGCACAGCGCGCATTACAGAGGCGCTGCCAGCGGCGAACGGCAAATTTGCAGCCAAGCGTAGTCTCTTCAAGATCTTCTTTCAGAGTTCGCGGAATTTAGGCTGTGCAGCAGCGCAGTCCTGCGCGCAAGGCAAAGAGACTGACGTGGAGCCAGCAGACGTGTGA